From one Streptomyces mobaraensis genomic stretch:
- a CDS encoding TetR/AcrR family transcriptional regulator: MEFQRARSAEQRLERRRQILSTAAAMLAEMPVAKLSLNELSRRTGLAKSNVLRYFESREAVLLEVLQAEMRDWAAELERTPPPAGGTPRERGDRLAETLAASLARRPVLCDLLAAQAAVLEHNISTEVAVRHKHAAWQNTQTLIELVRRLLPELGVEGASGLVETTVLTAMAAWPCSRPSEALRAAYDSDPALGALRMDFTDLVRRTAEVTVWGLLARQEAAAARPAS, from the coding sequence GTGGAATTCCAGCGCGCACGCAGTGCCGAGCAGCGACTCGAACGGCGCCGGCAGATCTTGTCGACCGCGGCCGCGATGCTGGCCGAGATGCCGGTCGCCAAGCTCAGCCTCAACGAGCTGAGCCGCCGGACAGGGCTGGCCAAATCCAACGTACTGCGCTATTTCGAGTCCCGCGAAGCAGTCCTGCTCGAGGTCCTGCAGGCCGAGATGCGGGACTGGGCCGCGGAGCTGGAGCGCACGCCCCCTCCGGCCGGCGGAACACCGCGCGAGCGCGGGGACCGGCTGGCCGAGACCCTGGCCGCCTCGCTGGCACGGCGGCCGGTGCTGTGCGACCTGCTCGCCGCACAGGCCGCGGTGCTGGAACACAACATCTCCACCGAGGTCGCCGTCCGGCACAAGCACGCGGCCTGGCAGAACACACAGACCCTGATCGAGCTGGTGCGGCGGCTCCTTCCCGAGCTCGGCGTCGAGGGCGCGTCCGGACTGGTCGAGACGACCGTGCTCACGGCCATGGCGGCCTGGCCGTGCAGCCGTCCCTCGGAGGCGCTGCGGGCCGCCTACGACTCGGACCCGGCGCTGGGCGCCCTGCGGATGGACTTCACCGACCTGGTGCGCCGCACGGCGGAGGTGACCGTCTGGGGACTCCTCGCCCGCCAGGAGGCGGCCGCCGCACGTCCGGCTTCCTGA
- a CDS encoding NADPH-dependent FMN reductase, which produces MPQTPTVLLLSGSLRGDSSNEAVLRTAHAFAPEGVRTVRYNGLAALPHFNPDDDTDPLPAPVAELRAAIDAASAVLVCTPEYAGTLPGSFKNLLDWTVGGTEICDKPTAWVNAAAPGRGQGAEATLRTVLEYTGAHIVEAACVRVPVGREMVGADGLIGDPGVHDRLREVLGTLTAAVGV; this is translated from the coding sequence ATGCCACAGACACCGACCGTCCTGCTCTTGTCCGGGAGCCTGCGGGGCGATTCCTCGAACGAGGCCGTGCTGCGTACCGCCCACGCCTTCGCGCCCGAGGGCGTACGCACCGTCCGTTACAACGGGCTGGCGGCGTTGCCGCACTTCAACCCCGATGACGACACCGACCCGCTGCCGGCTCCGGTGGCGGAGCTGCGGGCGGCGATCGACGCCGCTTCGGCGGTGCTGGTCTGCACGCCGGAGTACGCGGGGACGCTGCCGGGTTCGTTCAAGAACCTCCTCGACTGGACGGTGGGCGGGACCGAGATCTGCGACAAGCCCACGGCCTGGGTGAACGCGGCGGCGCCCGGGCGGGGGCAGGGCGCGGAGGCCACCTTGCGGACGGTGCTGGAGTACACCGGGGCGCACATCGTGGAGGCGGCGTGTGTGCGCGTGCCGGTGGGGCGGGAGATGGTCGGGGCGGACGGCCTCATCGGCGATCCGGGGGTTCACGACCGGCTGCGCGAGGTGCTGGGAACGCTGACCGCCGCTGTCGGCGTCTGA
- the bla gene encoding class A beta-lactamase: METGISRRGLLTATAAVPLAAALAAPVAHAAGNGVAERLRAMEEAYHGRIGLAAFDTGSGRSVTYRAHERFAICSTFKFLAAAAILDKARRDAPGLLDRPVYYSEVIDGSDVTKANLPRGFMTVRELCDATIAVSDNTAGNLLLEQLGGPRAIGAFARTLGDRHTRLDRTEPTLNTNLPGDLRDTTTPAAMARDVYALTVGTALAAPDQEQLNRWLEGCRTGDERIRKAMPAGWRVGDKTGTGQRGAANDIAVVRPPGRAPLVVAVYTTRVGSTETGDSAVIARTAAVARCALVPSSCAGAGCACRTV; the protein is encoded by the coding sequence ATGGAAACAGGGATATCCCGCAGAGGACTGCTGACCGCGACAGCCGCCGTACCGCTGGCGGCCGCCCTGGCCGCCCCGGTCGCGCACGCCGCCGGGAACGGGGTGGCGGAACGGCTGCGCGCCATGGAGGAGGCGTACCACGGCCGGATCGGACTGGCGGCGTTCGACACCGGCTCCGGGCGGTCGGTGACGTACCGGGCGCACGAACGCTTCGCGATCTGCTCGACGTTCAAGTTCCTGGCCGCCGCCGCGATCCTGGACAAGGCGCGCCGGGACGCCCCCGGGCTCCTGGACCGTCCCGTGTACTACAGCGAGGTCATCGACGGCTCCGACGTCACCAAGGCCAACCTCCCCCGGGGCTTCATGACCGTACGCGAGCTGTGCGACGCGACCATCGCCGTGAGCGACAACACGGCGGGCAACCTGCTGCTGGAGCAGTTGGGCGGCCCGCGGGCGATCGGCGCGTTCGCCCGGACGCTCGGTGACCGCCACACCCGGCTGGACCGCACCGAGCCCACGCTCAACACCAACCTCCCCGGTGACCTCCGGGACACCACGACGCCCGCGGCCATGGCCCGTGACGTGTACGCCCTCACCGTGGGCACGGCCCTCGCGGCGCCCGACCAGGAGCAGCTGAACCGCTGGCTGGAGGGGTGCCGGACCGGGGACGAACGCATCCGCAAGGCCATGCCGGCCGGCTGGCGGGTCGGGGACAAGACGGGAACGGGTCAGCGCGGCGCCGCCAACGACATCGCGGTCGTCCGGCCGCCCGGCCGGGCCCCGCTGGTCGTCGCGGTCTACACGACGCGCGTCGGCAGCACGGAGACCGGTGACAGCGCGGTCATCGCGCGGACCGCGGCGGTGGCCCGCTGCGCCCTGGTCCCGTCGTCCTGCGCGGGCGCGGGCTGCGCCTGCCGGACCGTGTAG
- a CDS encoding Lrp/AsnC family transcriptional regulator, which produces MDSLTLDEIDHRLVHELQRDGRAPFSRLAEVLGVSEHTVARRYRRLHTLGLRVVGVPGRRPSAGATRWLLRVHCTPDASAKIADALARRPDTAWVGIASAGTELHCAVETRTTRERDALLLDKLPQTPRVGPVHAYHLLHAFSGAADAWHIPDPTPTTRATDDRQEEPPQPAPDARTPDALDEQLIGELAKDGRATVSRLAQGTGRSPAAVARRLDRLRATAALRLAVDFVPELLGYHLLVRFWLRVAPGRLGTVGAALAAHPEIPFAAATTGPSNLVATGMFHDTDELYRYLDHRIGALPGVQSIETTPILREVKRLTYNNASR; this is translated from the coding sequence ATGGATTCCCTCACCCTGGACGAGATCGACCACCGTCTCGTTCACGAGCTCCAGCGGGACGGTCGCGCACCGTTCAGCCGCCTCGCCGAGGTCCTCGGCGTCTCCGAGCACACCGTCGCCCGCCGCTACCGGCGTCTGCACACCCTGGGCCTGCGCGTGGTCGGCGTCCCCGGGCGACGCCCTTCAGCAGGAGCGACCCGGTGGCTGCTGCGTGTGCACTGCACCCCCGACGCCTCCGCCAAGATCGCCGACGCGCTGGCCCGGCGCCCCGACACCGCCTGGGTCGGCATCGCCTCCGCCGGGACCGAGCTGCACTGCGCGGTCGAAACGCGCACCACCCGCGAGCGCGACGCCCTCCTCCTGGACAAACTTCCCCAGACCCCGCGCGTCGGCCCCGTCCACGCCTACCACCTGCTGCACGCCTTCTCCGGCGCCGCCGACGCCTGGCACATCCCGGACCCGACCCCCACCACCCGCGCCACCGACGACCGGCAAGAGGAGCCACCCCAGCCGGCCCCCGACGCCCGCACACCGGACGCCCTGGACGAACAGCTCATCGGCGAACTCGCCAAGGACGGCCGCGCCACCGTCTCCCGACTCGCCCAGGGCACGGGCCGTTCACCCGCCGCCGTCGCCCGGCGCCTCGACCGCCTGCGCGCCACCGCCGCACTGCGGCTCGCCGTCGACTTCGTCCCGGAACTGCTCGGCTACCACCTCTTGGTGCGCTTCTGGCTGCGCGTGGCCCCCGGGCGACTCGGTACCGTGGGCGCCGCTCTCGCCGCCCACCCCGAGATCCCCTTCGCGGCCGCCACCACCGGCCCGTCCAACCTGGTCGCCACCGGCATGTTCCATGACACGGACGAGTTGTACCGCTACCTCGACCACCGCATCGGCGCGCTACCGGGCGTGCAGTCCATCGAGACCACCCCCATCCTGCGAGAAGTCAAACGCCTCACCTACAACAACGCCTCCCGGTGA
- a CDS encoding MOSC domain-containing protein — protein MRAPATVVALASYPVKGCAGTALGQAVLTPAGLAHDRTFMVVDDEGVFRSQRKDPLLATIRPEVGADGALLTLRAPDAGEVVVEVDTTGPRRGVEMFGLPYRAVDQGPDAAAWLSEVLGAPSRLVRVPPEHDRVTDGLTPGTSGWADSSAVHLLSRSSLALLDAKLAERGAEPLPVNRFRPNIVVDGWDEPHTEDRLRRFAIGDAELAYAKLAVRCAVTMVAQENGTKAGPEPLRTLAAYRRAAAGGVVFGAKFSVLRPGTLSVGDELSVGEWGEPEA, from the coding sequence GTGAGAGCACCAGCCACCGTCGTCGCCCTGGCGTCCTACCCGGTCAAGGGCTGCGCCGGGACCGCCCTCGGGCAGGCGGTCCTGACGCCCGCGGGGCTCGCGCACGACCGGACGTTCATGGTCGTCGACGACGAGGGGGTGTTCCGCAGCCAGCGCAAGGACCCGCTCCTCGCGACGATCCGCCCCGAGGTCGGCGCCGACGGCGCGCTGCTCACCCTGCGGGCGCCCGACGCCGGCGAGGTCGTCGTCGAGGTGGACACCACCGGGCCCAGGCGCGGCGTCGAGATGTTCGGCCTGCCCTACCGGGCCGTCGACCAGGGGCCGGACGCCGCCGCCTGGCTGAGCGAGGTGCTCGGCGCGCCCAGCCGGCTGGTCAGGGTGCCGCCGGAACACGACCGCGTCACCGACGGGCTCACCCCGGGCACCTCCGGCTGGGCCGACAGCTCCGCCGTCCACCTGCTCTCCCGCTCCAGCCTCGCCCTGCTCGACGCGAAGCTGGCCGAGCGCGGCGCGGAGCCGCTCCCCGTGAACCGCTTCCGCCCCAACATCGTCGTCGACGGCTGGGACGAGCCGCACACCGAGGACCGGCTGCGCCGCTTCGCCATCGGCGACGCCGAACTGGCCTACGCCAAGCTCGCCGTGCGCTGCGCGGTCACCATGGTCGCCCAGGAGAACGGGACGAAGGCCGGCCCGGAACCCCTCCGCACCCTCGCTGCCTACCGGCGGGCGGCGGCGGGCGGGGTCGTGTTCGGCGCCAAGTTCTCCGTCCTCCGGCCCGGAACCCTGTCCGTCGGCGACGAGTTGAGCGTCGGGGAGTGGGGCGAGCCGGAGGCGTGA
- a CDS encoding glycoside hydrolase family 15 protein, with amino-acid sequence MTCESPRPSRADAPRYLPIAEHGLIGDMRTAALIGTDGTIDWYCCARFDAPSVFAAILDADRGGAFELAPDVPARTKQFYFPDTNILITRFFADHGVGEIQDFMPIVDDSREADRHRLIRRVLCVRGALPFSARVAPRFDYGRQTHTVSVRDGHTVFASPGLCLGLTSSVPVETDGPDARSSFTLEEGEAAVFTLDRICEGVEPRGCTPLEAEEMFGATVRYWRRWLSHSRYRGRWRETVHRSALTLKLLTYAPTGAIVAAPTTSLPEQVGGERNWDYRYVWVRDAAFCIYALLRLGFTDEAKAFVGFLSGIIRTGCGSGPGTGAGAGAEGPLQIMYGIDGGSELPEEELPHLEGHLGSSPVRIGNNAVTQLQLDIYGALIDSLYLYDKWGEPLSSDDWDTVGTLVDWVCDHWDQPDEGIWETRGRTQHFLYSQLMCWVAIERAIRIARHRGLPADMLRWIRVRDAIYRRIMRRGWSAERRAFIQHEGDDVLDAAVLMMPLTKFISPTDPKWLATLDALGEGLVSDSLVYRYDPRRSPDGLRGEEGTFSICSFWYVEALCRAGRVDEARLAFEKMLTYGNHLGLFAEEIGRTGEQIGNFPQAFTHLALISAAFNLDRALG; translated from the coding sequence ATGACCTGTGAGAGCCCCCGCCCGAGCAGGGCCGACGCGCCCCGCTACCTGCCCATCGCCGAGCACGGCCTGATCGGCGACATGCGCACGGCCGCGCTCATCGGGACGGACGGCACGATCGACTGGTACTGCTGCGCGCGTTTCGACGCACCGAGCGTCTTCGCGGCGATCCTGGACGCGGACCGCGGCGGGGCCTTCGAACTCGCCCCGGACGTGCCCGCCCGGACGAAGCAGTTCTACTTCCCCGACACCAACATCCTGATCACCCGTTTCTTCGCGGACCACGGCGTCGGCGAGATCCAGGACTTCATGCCGATCGTCGACGACTCGCGGGAGGCGGACCGCCACCGCCTGATCCGCCGGGTGCTGTGCGTCCGCGGGGCGCTGCCGTTCAGCGCCCGGGTGGCACCGCGCTTCGACTACGGGCGGCAGACGCACACCGTGAGCGTCCGGGACGGCCATACGGTCTTCGCGTCCCCGGGCCTGTGCCTGGGCCTTACGTCCAGCGTCCCGGTCGAGACCGACGGACCGGACGCCCGGTCCTCCTTCACGCTGGAGGAGGGCGAGGCGGCGGTGTTCACGCTGGACCGGATCTGCGAGGGGGTGGAGCCGCGGGGCTGCACGCCGCTTGAGGCGGAGGAGATGTTCGGTGCCACGGTGCGGTACTGGCGCCGGTGGCTCTCGCACTCCCGCTACCGGGGGCGCTGGCGGGAGACGGTCCACCGTTCCGCGCTCACCCTCAAACTCCTCACGTACGCCCCGACCGGCGCCATCGTGGCCGCGCCGACGACCAGCCTGCCCGAACAGGTCGGCGGGGAGCGCAACTGGGACTACCGCTATGTGTGGGTACGGGACGCCGCGTTCTGCATCTACGCGCTGCTCCGGCTCGGATTCACCGACGAGGCCAAGGCGTTCGTCGGTTTCCTGTCCGGGATCATCCGCACCGGATGCGGGTCCGGACCCGGCACTGGAGCCGGGGCCGGGGCTGAAGGCCCGCTGCAGATCATGTACGGGATCGACGGCGGAAGCGAGCTCCCGGAGGAGGAACTGCCCCACCTGGAGGGCCATTTGGGCTCGTCACCCGTCCGTATCGGCAACAACGCCGTCACCCAGCTCCAGCTGGACATCTACGGAGCCCTCATCGACTCCCTCTACCTCTACGACAAATGGGGGGAGCCGCTGTCCAGCGACGACTGGGACACCGTCGGCACGCTGGTCGACTGGGTCTGCGACCACTGGGACCAGCCGGACGAAGGCATCTGGGAGACCCGCGGGAGGACCCAGCACTTCCTCTACTCCCAGCTGATGTGCTGGGTCGCGATCGAGCGGGCGATCCGGATCGCCCGCCACCGCGGCCTGCCGGCGGACATGCTGCGCTGGATCCGGGTCCGTGACGCGATCTACCGGCGGATCATGCGGCGCGGCTGGTCCGCGGAGCGGCGGGCGTTCATCCAGCACGAGGGTGACGACGTCCTCGACGCCGCCGTCCTGATGATGCCGCTGACCAAGTTCATCTCGCCCACCGACCCCAAGTGGCTGGCCACCCTCGACGCCCTGGGCGAGGGCCTGGTGTCCGACTCCCTGGTCTACCGCTACGATCCGCGGCGCAGTCCGGACGGCCTGCGGGGCGAGGAGGGCACCTTCTCGATCTGTTCCTTCTGGTACGTCGAGGCCCTCTGCCGCGCCGGCCGGGTGGACGAGGCCCGGCTGGCCTTCGAGAAGATGCTCACCTACGGCAACCACCTGGGCCTCTTCGCCGAGGAGATCGGCCGCACCGGCGAACAGATCGGCAACTTCCCCCAAGCCTTCACCCACCTGGCGCTGATCAGCGCCGCGTTCAACCTCGACCGGGCACTGGGGTGA
- a CDS encoding TIGR02452 family protein, which translates to MSARLRAIARETERIVAEGRYTAPGGRVVDIADAVAAARAGTRLYGPGPVAVPGEGTTGAATVFEVTGEDSLAAARRLAADRAAGEVAVLNFASARNPGGGYLNGAQAQEEAVCRGSALYACLREVPGFYAEHRADPSPFYSDRVAHSPGVPVFRDDRSALLESPFRAGFLTSAAPNAGVIERRTPERAGRIPAALVARAGRVLEVAAAHGYGQLVLGAWGCGVFRNEPAHVAAAFAAHLTGRGRFAGHFGRVVFAVLDRRSDSPTRAAFSAVFGGRG; encoded by the coding sequence ATGAGCGCACGGCTGCGCGCGATCGCGCGGGAGACGGAACGGATCGTCGCCGAGGGCCGGTACACGGCGCCCGGCGGGCGGGTGGTGGACATCGCCGACGCGGTCGCGGCGGCCCGCGCGGGGACGCGGCTGTACGGGCCGGGCCCGGTGGCCGTCCCCGGAGAAGGCACCACCGGAGCGGCCACGGTGTTCGAGGTGACCGGGGAGGACAGCCTGGCGGCGGCCCGCCGGCTGGCGGCCGACCGGGCCGCCGGCGAGGTCGCGGTGCTGAACTTCGCCTCCGCCCGCAACCCGGGCGGCGGTTACCTCAACGGCGCGCAGGCGCAGGAGGAAGCGGTGTGCCGCGGCTCGGCGCTGTACGCCTGCCTGCGCGAGGTGCCCGGGTTCTATGCGGAACACCGGGCCGACCCCAGCCCGTTCTACAGCGACCGGGTCGCCCACTCCCCCGGTGTGCCGGTCTTCCGCGACGACCGGTCCGCCCTGCTCGAATCCCCGTTCCGCGCGGGCTTCCTGACCTCGGCGGCCCCCAACGCGGGTGTGATCGAGCGGCGGACGCCGGAGCGGGCCGGCCGGATCCCCGCCGCGCTGGTCGCGCGCGCCGGGCGGGTACTGGAGGTGGCGGCGGCGCACGGGTACGGGCAACTGGTGCTCGGCGCCTGGGGATGCGGCGTCTTCCGTAACGAACCGGCGCACGTGGCCGCCGCGTTCGCCGCTCACCTCACCGGTAGGGGCCGGTTCGCCGGGCACTTCGGGCGTGTGGTCTTCGCGGTGCTGGACCGGAGGAGCGACTCGCCGACACGAGCCGCGTTCTCCGCCGTGTTCGGAGGGCGCGGCTAG
- a CDS encoding DUF1269 domain-containing protein yields MSRMENVLFMRAEDAGTGHQALDRLRRADADGALTLRGAAVIARDAEGSVDFPDTLDTTGTARGFLAGGLIGGLVGILGGPLGVMAGFGAGGLIGGARDARRATADNVALQLLTEEVPPDTTVLVAEVAEDGPEAADEALAPYGTPVRHPADRVREEVEAAIAEGRRSA; encoded by the coding sequence ATGAGCCGTATGGAGAACGTGCTGTTCATGCGGGCCGAAGACGCCGGCACGGGACACCAGGCGCTGGACCGGCTGCGCCGCGCCGATGCCGACGGCGCCCTCACCCTGCGCGGGGCCGCCGTGATCGCCCGGGACGCGGAGGGTTCCGTCGACTTCCCCGACACCCTCGACACCACCGGCACCGCTCGGGGCTTCCTCGCGGGCGGGCTGATCGGCGGCCTCGTCGGCATCCTCGGCGGGCCCCTCGGCGTCATGGCCGGTTTCGGAGCCGGTGGTCTCATCGGCGGCGCCCGGGACGCGCGGCGGGCCACCGCGGACAACGTCGCCCTCCAGCTGCTGACCGAGGAAGTGCCACCGGACACCACGGTCCTGGTGGCGGAGGTCGCCGAGGACGGCCCGGAGGCGGCGGACGAGGCGCTGGCGCCGTACGGGACGCCCGTACGGCACCCGGCGGACCGGGTCAGGGAAGAGGTCGAGGCGGCGATCGCGGAGGGCAGGAGGAGCGCGTGA